A stretch of Eubalaena glacialis isolate mEubGla1 chromosome 10, mEubGla1.1.hap2.+ XY, whole genome shotgun sequence DNA encodes these proteins:
- the LOC133099496 gene encoding follitropin subunit beta, which produces MKLVQLCFLFCCWTAICCNCCELTNITITVEKEECGFCISMNTTWCAGYCYTRDLVYKDPARPNIQKTCTFKELVYETVKVPGCAHHEDSLYTYPVASECHCGKCDSDSTDCTVRGLGPSYCSFSEIKE; this is translated from the exons ATGAAGTTGGTCCAGCTTTGCTTTCTCTTCTGCTGCTGGACAGCAATCTGCTGCAACTGCTGCGAGCTGACCAACATCACCATCACGGTGGAGAAAGAGGAATGTGGCTTCTGCATAAGCATGAACACCACATGGTGTGCGGGCTACTGCTACACCCGG GATCTAGTGTACAAGGATCCAGCCAGGCCCAACATCCAGAAAACATGTACCTTCAAGGAGCTGGTGTATGAGACAGTCAAAGTGCCTGGCTGTGCTCACCACGAAGACTCCCTGTATACGTACCCAGTAGCCTCTGAATGTCACTGTGGCAAGTGTGACAGCGACAGCACTGACTGCACCGTGCGAGGCCTGGGGCCCAGCTACTGCTCCTTCAGTGAAATCAAAGAATAA